The Desulfonispora thiosulfatigenes DSM 11270 genome window below encodes:
- the lepA gene encoding translation elongation factor 4, with amino-acid sequence MRQDRIRNFCIIAHIDHGKSTLADRLLEYTGALSQREMTTQFLDNMDLEKERGITIKLQTVRLNYKAKDGQEYALNLIDTPGHVDFSYEVSRSLAACEGAILVVDAAQGIEAQTLANVYLALESDLEIIPVINKIDLPSAEPERVRQEIEDVIGIDASESILCSAKAGIGIEDILESIVEKIPAPMGNEKEPLKALIFDSNYDSYRGAMSYIRILEGTLKKGMKIQMMSTGKSFDVTDVGVFSPQMTFLEELTPGEVGFVGASIKNVKDTQVGDTITDANNPATEPLAGYRKATSMVFCGLYPVENSEYVNLRDALDKLQLNDASLTFEAETSIALGFGFRCGFLGLLHMEIIQERLEREYGIELVVTAPSVIYKITKTNGEVIMVDNPANLPAPQVIDILEEPIVQSSIMVPNDYVGAVMELAQEKRGIFIDMQYLAENRVQLKYDLPLNEIVYDFFDQLKTRTKGYASLDYEMKGYLASNLVKLDVLVNTEVVDALSCIVHKDKAYARGKALVAKLRQLIPRQMFEVPIQAAIGNKVIARETIKALRKSVLDKCYGGDITRKRKLLEKQKEGKKRMKQVGNVEIPQEAFMAVLSLEE; translated from the coding sequence GTGAGGCAAGATCGTATAAGGAATTTTTGTATTATTGCACATATTGATCATGGAAAATCTACATTAGCGGATAGATTATTAGAATATACTGGTGCGTTATCACAAAGAGAAATGACAACGCAATTTCTAGACAATATGGACTTAGAAAAAGAAAGAGGCATTACGATTAAGCTACAAACAGTTAGGCTTAATTATAAAGCAAAAGATGGACAAGAATATGCCCTGAATTTAATAGATACTCCTGGTCATGTGGACTTTTCTTATGAGGTTTCTCGTAGTCTAGCTGCATGTGAAGGGGCTATTTTAGTAGTAGATGCCGCCCAGGGAATAGAAGCACAAACCTTAGCCAACGTTTACTTAGCCCTAGAAAGTGATTTAGAGATTATTCCTGTTATTAATAAAATAGATTTGCCAAGTGCTGAACCAGAACGAGTACGCCAAGAAATCGAAGATGTAATTGGAATAGATGCTAGCGAATCTATTCTTTGCTCAGCTAAGGCTGGTATAGGGATAGAAGATATTTTAGAATCTATTGTTGAAAAAATCCCAGCACCTATGGGAAATGAAAAAGAACCATTAAAAGCACTTATTTTTGATTCGAACTATGATAGCTATCGTGGTGCTATGTCATATATCCGAATTTTAGAAGGTACATTGAAAAAGGGTATGAAAATTCAAATGATGTCAACTGGTAAAAGTTTTGATGTTACTGATGTTGGGGTGTTTTCTCCTCAAATGACATTTTTAGAAGAACTAACTCCCGGAGAAGTTGGTTTTGTCGGAGCTAGTATTAAAAATGTAAAGGACACTCAAGTCGGAGATACTATAACAGATGCTAATAATCCAGCAACTGAACCTTTAGCTGGTTATCGTAAAGCAACATCTATGGTTTTTTGTGGATTATATCCTGTAGAAAATTCCGAGTATGTAAATTTAAGAGATGCCCTTGATAAACTACAATTAAATGATGCATCTTTAACCTTTGAAGCTGAAACTTCAATTGCATTAGGATTCGGATTTAGATGTGGGTTTTTAGGATTACTGCATATGGAAATAATTCAAGAGAGATTAGAAAGAGAATATGGTATTGAATTAGTAGTTACAGCTCCTAGTGTTATTTATAAAATAACTAAAACTAATGGAGAGGTAATCATGGTGGATAACCCTGCAAACTTACCAGCTCCCCAAGTTATAGATATTTTAGAAGAACCAATTGTTCAGTCTTCAATTATGGTTCCTAATGATTATGTGGGTGCAGTAATGGAGTTAGCCCAAGAGAAGAGGGGCATCTTCATAGACATGCAGTATTTAGCTGAAAATAGAGTTCAACTTAAATATGATTTACCATTAAATGAAATAGTTTATGACTTTTTCGACCAATTAAAAACAAGAACTAAAGGATATGCCTCTTTAGATTATGAAATGAAAGGCTATCTAGCATCTAACTTAGTTAAATTAGATGTTTTAGTTAATACAGAAGTAGTTGATGCACTTTCGTGTATTGTTCATAAAGATAAAGCATATGCCAGAGGCAAGGCTTTAGTAGCTAAATTAAGACAATTAATACCACGTCAAATGTTTGAAGTACCTATTCAAGCGGCTATTGGTAATAAGGTAATTGCTAGAGAAACAATAAAGGCTCTCAGAAAGAGTGTATTAGATAAATGTTATGGTGGAGATATAACTCGTAAAAGAAAGCTTCTTGAAAAACAAAAAGAAGGTAAAAAAAGAATGAAGCAAGTGGGTAATGTTGAGATACCACAAGAGGCATTTATGGCTGTATTAAGTCTAGAAGAATAG
- the murJ gene encoding murein biosynthesis integral membrane protein MurJ, translated as MAESQQKGVFKAAGLLMVAMFLSRIFGYVRDVVIYTKFGQNYLTDAYNAAFSIPDFLYYLLVGGALSSAFIPVFSSYIATKREEDGWIVASTVFNLVLILMTIGITIGIIFTPQLINILVPGFDAKGLAYTVLLTRIMFAQSFIMALNGISQGILHSYKHFFSPALGSVLYNFSIVIVGVLLSKRFSIMGFSIGVVFGAFLSLAVQIPALIKVGLKYKPVIDLKHPGVKKILALILPVLIGLSVTHVNLFINQNLASSLPSGMISAMRAAQRIMQLPVGIFGVAVAVAVFPTLTGQAANKQTKEFKDTMSLGVRTIIFITLPSAVGIIALRMPIVRAMFEQGQFTEANTIATTYALFFYSLGLIGYSAQQVLNRVFYAIQDTKTPVIAGIITILVNIVLNFILIKPLAHGGLALAYSIAGLVNMILLLYLLRVKIGKIDGTKMLVSFMKTLIASLFMGLIVYLASIFMEHSLDMSLKLNQILQVLISIGIGTIVYIIVANLMKMEEANMASKIIMKRFKKKR; from the coding sequence ATGGCTGAAAGTCAGCAAAAGGGAGTATTTAAGGCAGCAGGGTTACTTATGGTAGCCATGTTTTTATCACGTATATTTGGTTATGTCAGAGATGTAGTTATTTATACTAAATTTGGTCAAAACTATTTAACAGACGCTTATAATGCAGCATTTTCTATCCCGGATTTTTTATATTACTTATTAGTAGGTGGAGCATTGAGCTCTGCCTTTATCCCTGTCTTTTCAAGTTACATCGCAACGAAAAGAGAAGAAGATGGTTGGATAGTAGCAAGTACAGTGTTTAACCTAGTGCTAATCCTTATGACCATAGGTATTACAATTGGAATTATTTTCACACCACAGTTAATTAATATCTTAGTTCCAGGGTTTGATGCCAAAGGGTTAGCTTATACTGTATTACTTACAAGAATAATGTTTGCTCAAAGCTTTATTATGGCACTTAATGGAATAAGTCAAGGGATTTTACATTCTTACAAGCATTTTTTCTCCCCTGCACTAGGATCAGTTTTATATAACTTTAGTATTGTTATAGTAGGGGTATTATTATCTAAAAGATTTAGCATCATGGGTTTTTCAATTGGAGTAGTATTTGGTGCTTTTCTTAGTTTAGCGGTACAAATACCGGCACTTATAAAAGTAGGACTTAAATATAAACCAGTTATAGATTTAAAGCATCCAGGGGTAAAAAAGATTCTAGCACTTATTTTGCCTGTACTAATTGGATTATCAGTGACGCATGTTAATCTTTTTATTAATCAAAATTTAGCTTCAAGCCTGCCTTCTGGAATGATTTCAGCAATGCGAGCTGCCCAAAGAATAATGCAACTACCCGTTGGTATTTTTGGTGTAGCAGTAGCAGTAGCAGTTTTTCCAACCTTAACAGGACAAGCAGCTAATAAGCAAACTAAAGAGTTTAAAGATACTATGTCTTTAGGGGTTAGGACGATAATATTTATAACACTTCCTTCTGCTGTAGGTATAATTGCTCTAAGAATGCCTATAGTTAGGGCAATGTTTGAACAAGGACAATTTACAGAGGCAAACACTATAGCCACTACATATGCTTTATTCTTTTATTCTTTGGGACTTATTGGGTATTCTGCTCAGCAAGTATTAAATAGGGTTTTTTATGCTATTCAAGATACGAAAACTCCTGTAATCGCAGGTATTATCACTATACTTGTTAATATTGTGTTAAACTTTATTTTAATTAAGCCTTTAGCTCATGGAGGTTTAGCTCTAGCATATTCAATAGCAGGACTTGTAAACATGATATTATTATTATATTTATTAAGAGTGAAAATAGGAAAGATAGATGGGACCAAAATGCTTGTTTCATTTATGAAAACATTAATTGCTTCTTTGTTTATGGGGCTAATAGTGTATCTGGCGTCTATTTTTATGGAACATAGTTTAGATATGAGCTTAAAACTTAATCAAATTTTACAAGTTTTAATTTCTATTGGGATAGGTACAATTGTTTATATTATTGTTGCGAATTTAATGAAAATGGAGGAAGCAAATATGGCCTCTAAAATTATTATGAAACGTTTTAAAAAGAAAAGATAA
- the spoIIP gene encoding stage II sporulation protein P: protein MFFRTRKLIWGKYRHRKNRYYTKIFLAFFLLLLFLTAGSFWKNADSIEVSTNNTKDSVSNYEKVEKILNFVGMNESELRDILGQGCPLFIDNEKEGSVTLLNYFSDKFINITEISKSEPTSYLKYQLAYLSNVSPVGVQMVHGGEEDFYLETPPELEEWNFEVKKDILQVFDKDSVILLYNTHNAENYKPEAAKLEGQNAGVFKVAQRLKQKLEDEYGAKVVQSENIHDYPDWTRSYIESLKTAQQLLGENKNASMMFDIHRDAGYKSKDPTTININGKNAAKILLVIATEHENWKKNLAFAQQLESKSNELYPGLIRDIRIRDNRRYNQQLHPQAVLLEFGSDLNTLDEALYSAELLADIIANVVKKPEN from the coding sequence TTGTTTTTTAGAACCCGTAAACTAATTTGGGGTAAATATCGGCATCGAAAAAATAGATATTATACAAAGATATTTTTAGCCTTTTTTTTGCTATTATTATTTTTAACGGCTGGTTCATTCTGGAAAAATGCTGATAGCATAGAAGTAAGTACAAATAATACTAAAGATTCTGTAAGTAATTATGAAAAGGTTGAAAAAATATTAAACTTCGTAGGTATGAATGAAAGTGAGTTACGAGATATATTAGGACAGGGATGCCCTTTATTTATAGATAATGAAAAAGAAGGATCTGTTACTTTACTTAATTATTTTTCTGATAAGTTTATAAACATTACAGAGATATCAAAAAGTGAACCTACTTCATATTTAAAATATCAATTAGCCTATCTTTCTAATGTAAGTCCGGTAGGAGTTCAAATGGTACATGGTGGTGAAGAAGACTTTTATTTAGAAACCCCACCTGAATTAGAAGAGTGGAATTTTGAAGTAAAAAAAGACATATTACAAGTATTTGACAAGGATTCTGTGATACTATTATACAATACACATAATGCTGAAAATTATAAGCCGGAAGCAGCTAAACTAGAAGGCCAAAATGCGGGAGTATTCAAAGTTGCACAAAGATTAAAACAAAAGCTTGAAGATGAATATGGTGCAAAAGTTGTTCAATCTGAAAATATTCATGATTATCCTGATTGGACTCGTTCATATATTGAATCTTTAAAAACTGCTCAACAGCTTTTAGGTGAAAATAAAAATGCAAGCATGATGTTTGATATACATAGAGATGCGGGATATAAAAGTAAAGATCCAACAACTATAAATATTAATGGAAAAAATGCGGCTAAAATTTTACTGGTGATAGCAACTGAACATGAGAATTGGAAGAAAAATCTAGCTTTTGCTCAACAATTAGAAAGTAAGAGTAATGAGCTTTATCCTGGTTTAATCCGAGATATTAGAATCAGGGATAATCGTAGATATAATCAACAACTACATCCACAAGCAGTACTCTTAGAATTTGGTTCGGATTTAAATACTTTAGATGAGGCCTTATATAGTGCGGAATTACTTGCAGATATTATAGCAAATGTTGTAAAAAAACCAGAGAATTAG
- the hrcA gene encoding heat-inducible transcriptional repressor HrcA — MELDARKRKILEAVIVDYISTAEPVGSRTISKKYELGVSPATVRNEMADLEELGLLEQPHTSAGRIPSDLGYRYYVDCLMRKVAIEDKLKDTIRESFGVKAKQIEDIIKHTSKTLSTMTNYTSLVIAPKAGSNSLQMIQLIFIEPGKALIVIITDGGRVENKFIEIPQSVTKEDLDIVSMCLNQKLKGLTLEDWDKNILKELQLNLIKQQKVYTKAIDLLDSILNTHTENKIYLGGALNILNQPEFMDVDKARSLLTLLEQEEELNKVMKNNLEEGVAVKIGTENDCEGIKDCSLITATYKLNGNVMGTIGVLGPTRMQYSHVVSIVDYLTQVLSRLILK; from the coding sequence ATGGAATTGGATGCTCGCAAGAGGAAAATACTCGAAGCAGTAATCGTTGATTATATCTCTACTGCTGAACCTGTAGGTTCCCGAACCATTTCGAAAAAGTATGAATTAGGGGTTAGTCCAGCTACTGTTCGAAATGAGATGGCGGATTTAGAAGAACTAGGTCTTTTGGAACAACCTCATACTTCTGCTGGGAGAATTCCATCTGATTTAGGTTATAGGTATTATGTTGATTGTTTAATGAGAAAAGTAGCTATAGAAGATAAATTAAAAGATACCATTAGAGAAAGCTTTGGTGTGAAGGCTAAGCAAATCGAAGATATTATTAAACACACTAGTAAAACTTTGTCGACCATGACTAATTATACATCTCTAGTAATAGCTCCTAAGGCAGGCAGTAATTCTTTACAAATGATTCAGTTAATTTTCATTGAACCAGGTAAGGCTTTAATTGTAATTATTACTGATGGTGGTAGAGTTGAAAATAAATTTATCGAAATTCCTCAATCTGTTACTAAAGAGGATCTTGATATAGTTTCAATGTGTTTAAATCAAAAGCTAAAAGGTTTAACATTGGAGGATTGGGATAAAAATATTTTAAAAGAATTACAGTTAAATTTAATAAAACAACAAAAGGTTTATACTAAGGCAATTGACTTATTGGATAGTATTTTAAATACCCATACGGAAAATAAAATTTATTTAGGTGGAGCTTTAAATATTTTAAATCAACCTGAATTTATGGATGTAGATAAGGCTCGTAGCCTCTTGACTTTACTAGAGCAAGAAGAAGAACTAAATAAGGTGATGAAAAATAATCTTGAAGAAGGTGTAGCAGTCAAGATTGGGACAGAAAATGACTGTGAAGGCATTAAAGATTGTAGCTTAATAACAGCAACTTATAAACTTAATGGCAATGTAATGGGGACGATAGGAGTATTAGGACCGACAAGAATGCAATATTCTCATGTTGTATCAATAGTTGATTATTTAACCCAAGTTTTATCCCGACTTATATTAAAGTGA
- a CDS encoding phage holin family protein: MISTIVRFIVSAFAILFTSWLLPGVTVSGFWGALIAAVVIAGLGWGVEKLLGEHVSPASRGLTGFVTAAVVIYVAQMIIPNQLSVSLIGAMLAAFVIGIIDYFVPTAIR; this comes from the coding sequence ATGATAAGTACAATTGTTAGATTTATTGTATCGGCTTTTGCAATTTTATTTACAAGTTGGTTATTACCTGGGGTAACTGTTAGTGGTTTTTGGGGTGCACTTATAGCTGCAGTTGTAATTGCAGGATTAGGATGGGGTGTAGAAAAACTATTAGGAGAACACGTTTCCCCCGCTAGTAGGGGTTTAACTGGATTTGTAACAGCGGCAGTAGTGATTTATGTAGCACAAATGATTATTCCAAATCAACTTTCAGTATCACTTATTGGCGCAATGTTAGCAGCATTTGTTATTGGAATAATAGATTATTTTGTCCCGACAGCAATAAGATAA
- the rpsT gene encoding 30S ribosomal protein S20 — MANIKSAIKRAKKAQVRALKNKMFKSKLKTAIKNFEKAIDAKSIDEAKATLTNAVKVIDKAASKGLLHKNNAANKKSRLTKMFNKIAG, encoded by the coding sequence GTGGCTAATATTAAGTCAGCTATTAAAAGAGCTAAAAAAGCTCAAGTGCGTGCATTAAAAAACAAAATGTTTAAATCAAAATTAAAAACAGCTATCAAAAATTTTGAAAAAGCTATAGACGCTAAAAGTATTGATGAGGCAAAGGCTACCCTTACTAACGCAGTTAAGGTTATTGATAAAGCAGCTTCCAAAGGTCTTCTTCATAAAAACAATGCTGCTAATAAAAAATCCCGTCTTACAAAAATGTTCAATAAAATTGCAGGCTAA
- the hemW gene encoding radical SAM family heme chaperone HemW translates to MAKSLYIHIPFCESKCNYCDFLSYPSCDNEIKTRYVKALEKEITLTNNKSSTPLKSVFFGGGTPTSLSGSSFCTLMDTIKKNYYVNQQTEITTEANPETVDYTKLCMLKDSGINRVSFGVQTFDEELLKSIGRIHSAKTVYKSYGTARKAGFLNVNLDLMYGLPEQSLKKWEHTLLETLALEPEHISLYQLKIEETTPLGKELQKGKIEIFDDEIALEMYKMARAYLGEKGYKQYEISNFAKPGYECKHNKTYWLNEPYIGIGLGACSYKSPTRKINVGGLEEYLENLENNQLPFYEEDIHDKKIEMSETVFMGLRLTEGVSLDQFENRFGEKLEIVFKRAINKCISLGLIELNPERIRLTDKGLYIGNLVFEEFLLK, encoded by the coding sequence ATGGCCAAATCTTTATATATTCATATCCCATTTTGCGAAAGTAAATGTAATTACTGTGATTTTTTAAGTTACCCTAGCTGTGACAATGAGATTAAAACAAGATATGTAAAAGCACTTGAAAAAGAAATAACACTTACAAACAATAAAAGTAGTACTCCACTAAAATCTGTTTTTTTTGGTGGAGGTACTCCTACTTCTCTATCAGGTAGTAGTTTTTGTACTTTAATGGATACCATAAAAAAAAATTATTATGTAAATCAGCAAACAGAGATAACTACAGAAGCAAATCCGGAAACAGTGGATTATACTAAACTATGTATGTTAAAAGACTCTGGAATAAATAGAGTATCTTTTGGAGTGCAAACCTTTGATGAGGAATTATTAAAGAGTATTGGAAGAATCCATTCAGCCAAAACTGTTTATAAAAGTTATGGTACTGCTAGAAAAGCAGGATTTTTAAATGTAAATTTAGATTTAATGTATGGTCTTCCTGAACAAAGTCTTAAAAAATGGGAGCATACATTATTAGAAACCTTAGCTTTAGAACCAGAACATATCTCGTTATACCAACTTAAAATCGAAGAAACAACCCCTCTAGGAAAAGAGCTACAAAAAGGAAAGATAGAAATATTTGATGATGAAATAGCCTTAGAAATGTATAAGATGGCAAGAGCTTATTTGGGGGAAAAAGGATATAAACAATATGAAATCTCAAATTTTGCAAAACCAGGCTATGAATGTAAGCACAATAAAACATATTGGTTAAATGAACCATATATTGGTATAGGACTAGGAGCATGTTCTTATAAATCCCCTACTAGAAAAATCAATGTAGGAGGATTAGAAGAATACTTAGAAAACCTAGAAAATAATCAATTACCTTTTTATGAAGAAGACATCCATGATAAGAAAATAGAAATGTCAGAAACTGTTTTTATGGGCTTAAGATTAACCGAAGGTGTTAGCTTAGACCAGTTTGAGAATAGATTTGGTGAAAAATTAGAAATTGTTTTTAAAAGGGCAATTAATAAATGCATAAGTCTAGGTTTAATAGAGCTAAACCCAGAAAGAATAAGGCTTACAGATAAAGGACTATATATTGGCAATTTAGTTTTTGAAGAATTTTTACTTAAATAA